In the Periophthalmus magnuspinnatus isolate fPerMag1 chromosome 4, fPerMag1.2.pri, whole genome shotgun sequence genome, one interval contains:
- the LOC117369864 gene encoding receptor-type tyrosine-protein phosphatase S-like, whose product MPSFIQAPEDQTGVSGGVASFVCQASGEPKPRITWMKKGKKVSSQRFEVIDFDDGLGSVLRIQPLRSHRDEAVYECTIANSVGGANASARLIVLEEDQIPHGFPTIDMGPQLKVVERTRTATLLCAASGAPDPEIQWYKDFLPVDISSSDGRVKQLRSGALQIENSEESDQGKYECVATNNVGTRYSAPANLYVRVRRVPPRFSIPPSHHEVMPGGSLNLTCVAVGAPMPFVKWVSEEAELTQQDQMPIGRNVLELTDIQHSANYTCIATSSLGTIHTTAQVSVKALPQPPTGLTVTETTATSVTLSWDSGNPDPILYYVIQYKARGSEGFQEVEGVASTRYSIGGLSPFSEYDFRVMAVNSVGRGPLGATVSTRTSEQVPSSPPLRVLARMLSSTTMLVQWEPPEEPNGQIQGYRVLFSPEEDAPLRAWQSVTTNAELQTILSELTPQLTYSLRVLAFTTVGDGPLSDTLRIKAQQGVPSLPVDFQGEAELDSQVMLSWMWPVQDQVISYELQYWEAITPARKRRVELEPVGSYAVEGLKPDTLYCFSLAARSHMGLGLFTLPIEVRTARSMPAAPPRKVEVQPLNSTALRVTWNPPIYLTQHGQIRGYQLIYAQLDHEDQHIGQAIVLDVSEAQEAIITGLQAQSTYSVTVAAYTTEGQGAPSMARLATTMEAVPGRPTMISTTISNTALIQWQPPQKMVGELMGYQLQYKRKEENAFTIRDFKPTDDHFTVTGLHKGATYIFKLCIKNQAGYGEEYVKEISIPEDVPGSYPQNLTVVGLSSTSTELSWDPPPLAQRNGRIVQYVVVYRDINSQSNSSLSTSSTRMSLNDLQPDTTYDIRVQAFTSRGGGPLTPSIQSRTLTTSMPAFIKNFAARRVTTSSVLLKWEVSENYKSQVPLKIQYGAQGMDVPAQHQRVCIGGLQADTEYTFVLSSLELQQQVSVRTAPLLFTTAPVLHPQGPKQRGTLALSLPHPQGTVRWFYIVVVPVPEAHVDQWTSPDAVDLDELLERSRDQSQDQSLDQKWEKNQEQSGVYVAARLDALPAVFTLGDGNVYSSFYNHPLRAQQLYRCFVLAELEELQCKTLSASPFSELLTQEESPGEDIPGEVALFPDEAHMLWVMGPVFSVILIIFTVITILVFKRKRTCPSLKEEPLGQLNKSVQAPYSDPVEMRRVHYPTPGIVEHPPVPLCDLAEHIKRLKANDNLLFSQEFESIDPGQDFTWQHSNLEVNKPKNRYANVIAYDHTRVVLSSVDGVLGSDYINANYIDGYRKQNAYIATQGPLLGTLGDFWRMVWEQNVCTIVMMTRLEENSRIKCEQYWPSRGTETYGIMQVSTVDTVELATYSLRTFTLHKNGCSMKREVRQFQFVAWPDHGVPEYPTHMLGFLCKVRAWRPPDGGPIVVHCSAGVGRTGCFIAIDAMLERMKHQQSVDIYGHVTCMRAQRNYMIQTEEQYVFIHNTALDAAICGHTEVAAHCLHTHVHQLSQPARGHTCSPMQLEFKKLSSCAVTPSTCITASLLCNKSKNRLLTILPFEPSRVSLQPLRGMQGSDYINASFIDGYRQQRAYIATQGPLADTTEDFWRMLWEHNSTIVVMLTRLSEMGREKCHQYWPTKTSARSQYFLLELMAEYNMPQYILREFKVTDTRNVESRTIRQFHFTGWPEQGVPKTAEDFIDFIGQVHKTKEQFGQDGPITVHCSAGVGRTGVFVALSIVLERLRYEAVVDVFQTVKVLRTQRPDMVQTEEQYQFCYRAALEYVGTFDHCATWSH is encoded by the exons GAGCTCTTCAGATTGAGAACAGTGAGGAGTCTGACCAGGGCAAGTACGAGTGTGTGGCCACCAACAACGTTGGGACCCGCTACTCTGCCCCGGCAAACCTCTATGTGCGGG TTCGCAGAGTTCCACCACGGTTCTCCATTCCCCCCTCCCACCACGAGGTGATGCCTGGGGGCAGCCTTAACCTCACATGTGTGGCTGTGGGGGCACCCATGCCTTTTGTTAAGTGGGTGAGTGAGGAAGCGGAGCTCACGCAGCAGGACCAGATGCCCATTGGCCGTAATGTCTTGGAGCTCACAGATATTCAGCACTCAGCCAACTACACCTGCATCGCTACGTCCTCCCTGGGCACCATCCACACTACGGCCCAGGTCTCTGTCAAAG CTCTGCCCCAGCCTCCTACAGGCCTGACTGTTACAGAGACCACAGCCACCAGTGTGACCCTCAGCTGGGACTCCGGGAACCCCGACCCCATCCTCTACTATGTGATCCAGTACAAGGCCCGCGGCTCAGAGGGCTTCCAGGAGGTGGAGGGAGTGGCCAGCACCAGATATAGCATTGGGGGTCTCAGCCCCTTCTCGGAGTATGACTTCCGGGTGATGGCTGTCAACAGTGTGGGCCGGGGGCCTCTGGGGGCCACTGTCAGCACACGCACCAGTGAACAAGTGccctcctcaccccctctgCGTGTTCTGGCCCGTATGCTCAGCTCCACTACCATGTTAGTGCAATGGGAGCCTCCAGAAGAGCCCAATGGCCAGATCCAGGGATACAGAGTACTGTTCAGCCCAGAGGAGGATGCTCCACTCAGGGCATGGCAGTCTGTCACTACAAACGCAGAGCTGCAGACCATCTTGTCAGAACTGACTCCACAGCTCACCTACAGTCTCAGGGTCTTGGCCTTCACCACAGTGGGAGATGGACCCCTGTCAGACACCTTGCGGATCAAAGCCCAACAAGGAG TACCCTCTCTGCCGGTGGACTTCCAGGGTGAGGCAGAGCTGGATTCACAGGTCATGCTGTCCTGGATGTGGCCAGTCCAAGATCAAGTAATCAGCTACGAACTGCAGTACTGGGAAGCTATTACTCCTGCACGCAAG CGACGGGTTGAATTGGAGCCGGTAGGGAGTTATGCAGTGGAGGGTCTGAAGCCTGACACTCTGTACTGCTTCTCGCTGGCAGCGCGCTCACACATGGGTCTGGGACTGTTCACTCTGCCCATAGAGGTCCGGACGGCCCGCTCCA TGCCTGCAGCCCCTCCCAGGAAAGTAGAAGTTCAACCTCTGAATTCGACAGCCCTCAGAGTGACCTGGAACCCCCCTATATACCTCACACAGCATGGGCAGATCAGAGGGTATCAGCTGATTTATGCACAGCTCGATCATGAAGACCAGCACATTGGACAAGCCATCGTCTTGGATGTGTCAGAAGCACAG gAGGCCATAATTACAGGGTTACAGGCGCAGAGCACATACTCTGTAACTGTAGCAGCATACACCACTGAGGGACAAGGAGCTCCCAGTATGGCCCGCCTGGCCACAACCATGGAAGCAG TGCCAGGCCGCCCGACCATGATTAGCACTACTATTAGCAACACCGCTCTGATCCAGTGGCAGCCACCCCAAAAGATGGTGGGGGAGCTCATGGGTTATCAGCTACAATACAAACGTAAAGAGGAGAATGCCTTCACCATTAGAGACTTTAAACCAACGGATGACCACTTCACTGTCACTGGCCTCCACAAGGGAGCCACCTACATCTTCAAACTCTGCATCAAGAACCAAGCTGGCTATGGGGAGGAGTACGTGAAGGAGATCAGCATCCCGGAGGATGTCCCAGGCAGTTACCCTCAAAACCTCACAGTTGTTGGACTGTCCTCTACCAGCACAGAACTGTCATGGGACCCCCCTCCACTGGCCCAGAGGAATGGGCGGATTGTCCAGTATGTGGTGGTATACCGCGACATAAACAGCCAGAGCAACAGCAGCCTGAGCACCAGTTCCACCCGCATGAGTCTGAACGATTTGCAGCCCGATACCACATATGACATTCGGGTCCAGGCCTTCACTAGCAGAGGGGGGGGTCCCCTGACTCCCAGCATCCAGAGTCGCACTTTGACCACCTCCATGCCAG CATTTATTAAGAACTTTGCAGCGAGGAGGGTCACCACAAGCTCAGTGCTTCTCAAATGGGAAGTGTCAGAGAACTACAAATCCCAAGTGCCTCTGAAG ATCCAGTATGGCGCCCAGGGTATGGATGTGCCGGCGCAGCACCAGAGGGTGTGCATTGGGGGCCTTCAGGCAGATACGGAGTACACCTTTGTGCTCAGCAGCCTAGAGCTCCAGCAGCAAGTGTCTGTCCGCACGGCACCTCTCCTGTTCACTACAGCTCCAGTGCTACATCCCCAGGGCCCAAAGCAGAGGGGCACACTGGCCCTCAGCCTGCCCCACCCACAAGGGACTGTGAG ATGGTTCTACATTGTGGTAGTCCCTGTCCCAGAAGCCCATGTGGACCAGTGGACAAGCCCTGATGCTGTGGATCTGGATGAG CTCTTGGAGCGGAGCCGggaccagagccaggaccagagcctGGACCAAAAATGGGAGAAGAACCAGGAGCAGTCTGGAGTGTACGTGGCGGCTCGTCTGGATGCTCTGCCTGCAGTCTTCACTCTGGGGGACGGGAATGTCTACAGCAGCTTCTACAACCACCCCCTGAGAGCACAGCAACTGTACCGGTGCTTTGTGTTGGCGGAGCTGGAGGAGTTGCAGTGT AAGACCCTGTCGGCCAGCCCCTTCTCTGAGCTGCTCACCCAGGAGGAGAGCCCGGGGGAGGACATCCCGGGTGAGGTGGCTCTCTTTCCAGATGAGGCCCACATGCTGTGGGTCATGGGGCCAGTGTTTTCAGTCATCCTCATCATTTTCACAGTCATCACCATATTGGTCTTCAAAAG AAAGAGGACATGTCCCTCACTGAAGGAGGAACCCCTCGGCCAACTCAACAAGTCTGTGCAGGCCCCCTATTCTGATCCTGTGGAGATGAGGAGAGTGCACTACCCTACACCAG GGATAGTAGAGCACCCTCCAGTTCCTCTGTGTGACTTGGCGGAACACATCAAACGACTCAAGGCCAATGACAACCTGCTGTTCTCCCAGGAGTTTGAA TCTATTGATCCAGGACAGGATTTCACCTGGCAGCACTCCAACCTGGAGGTCAACAAGCCTAAGAATCGCTACGCCAATGTGATCGCCTACGACCACACTAGGGTGGTTCTCAGCAGTGTGGATG GGGTCCTGGGCAGTGACTACATCAATGCTAACTACATTGATGGCTACAGGAAGCAGAATGCATACATTGCCACTCAGGGGCCACTGCTGGGGACGCTGGGGGACTTCTGGAGGATGGTGTGGGAACAGAATGTTTGTACTATCGTCATGATGACACGCCTGGAAGAGAACTCTCGA ATAAAGTGTGAGCAGTACTGGCCGAGCCGTGGCACAGAGACCTACGGTATCATGCAAGTGAGCACCGTGGACACAGTGGAGCTGGCCACCTACAGTCTGCGCACTTTTACCCTCCACAAG AATGGCTGCAGTATGAAAAGAGAAGTACGGCAGTTCCAGTTTGTGGCCTGGCCTGACCATGGTGTGCCCGAATATCCCACTCACATGCTGGGTTTCCTGTGCAAGGTCCGAGCCTGGAGGCCCCCGGATGGTGGGCCCATTGTGGTGCACTGCAG tgcTGGAGTGGGCCGGACTGGATGCTTCATTGCTATAGACGCCATGTTGGAGAGGATGAAGCACCAGCAGTCTGTGGACATATATGGTCACGTGACATGTATGCGCGCACAGAGAAACTACATGATCCAGACTGAGGAGCAGTATGTTTTCATTCATAACACTGCACTGGATGCTGCCATCTGTGGTCACACAGAAGTGGCAGCCCACTGCCTTCACACGCACGTGCACCAGCTGAGCCAGCCAGCACGAGGACACACCTGCAGCCCCATGCAGCTGGAGTTCAAG AAGCTGTCCAGCTGTGCAGTAACCCCCTCCACATGTATCACTGCCAGTTTGCTGTGCAACAAATCCAAAAACCGTCTGCTAACCATCCTGCCGTTTGAGCCTAGCCGCGTGAGTCTGCAGCCCCTCAGAGGAATGCAAGGCTCAGACTACATCAACGCCAGCTTCATTGATGGATACAG ACAGCAGAGGGCGTACATCGCTACACAGGGCCCTCTAGCTGACACTACAGAGGACTTCTGGAGGATGCTGTGGGAACACAACTCCACCATTGTGGTTATGCTCACCAGACTGAGCGAGATGGGACGG GAGAAGTGCCACCAGTACTGGCCTACCAAAACATCTGCCCGATCCCAGTACTTTCTGTTGGAGCTGATGGCTGAGTACAACATGCCCCAGTACATCCTACGGGAGTTCAAGGTCACAGACACCCGG AATGTCGAGTCCAGAACCATAAGGCAATTCCACTTCACAGGCTGGCCAGAACAAGGAGTCCCCAAAACAGCAGAAGACTTTATTGATTTCATTGGACAAGTTCACAAGACTAAGGAGCAGTTTGGCCAAGATGGACCTATCACTGTACACTGCAG tgctGGAGTAGGTCGGACCGGTGTATTCGTGGCTCTAAGCATCGTCCTGGAGCGGCTGAGGTATGAGGCGGTGGTGGACGTGTTCCAGACCGTTAAAGTACTCCGCACCCAGAGGCCAGACATGGTGCAGACTGAG GAGCAATACCAGTTTTGTTACCGTGCAGCGCTGGAGTATGTGGGCACGTTTGATCACTGCGCAACATGGTCTCACTGA